Proteins from a single region of Desulfolutivibrio sulfoxidireducens:
- the topA gene encoding type I DNA topoisomerase, whose translation MAKELIIVESPAKVKTIKKFLGNAYAVEASVGHVRDLPTSSLGVDEKKNFAPQYQIIQGKQKVVTRLREAAAKAKRIYLAPDPDREGEAIAWHVAELLKDGDRPIHRIFFNEITAKAVREALKNPREIDEKLFLSQQARRILDRLVGYKVSPLLWKKVKRGISAGRVQSVALKLVVEREKERQAFVPEEYWVFKALLAAAEPPVFEAELWKVAGKKPVIGDAETASALRAEILESPFAVAAMVEKERAKSPPPPYITSTLQQAANQRLGFSAKRTMGAAQRLYEGVELGERGTVALITYMRTDSVRIADEARQAAREFIVDTLGPEFYPDKPRFFKTKASAQDAHEAIRPVDPAVTPDDVRASLPREQYALYKLIWERFLASQMAEARFWDTTAEIKAGRALFRAKGQRLIFPGYLKVYGMEAGDEAKTLPPLAKGQSLTLAELKTDQKFTQPPPRYTEASLVRELEEKGIGRPSTYAAIISTLIDREYARLEEKHFVPSELGTTVSDLLSDHFATIMDVGFTAGMEAALDEVAEGQRDWVALLTDFTGGFYPALEKAAEDMAAVKAGKETGLVCEKCGKPMVIKFGRMGEFLACSGYPDCKNTSNFVRTPDGGIELVARQVDEPVVVGKCPECGKDLVLKKSRTGSRFVACTGYPACKHAEPFRTGVACPREGCGGELVEKSSKRGKIFYSCDQYPQCDYAVWDWPVAEPCPKCGSKILVKKRTQAKGEHLACPEKSCRYTRSLDGNDPEDTE comes from the coding sequence ATGGCAAAAGAGCTGATCATCGTCGAATCCCCGGCCAAGGTGAAAACCATCAAGAAATTCCTCGGCAACGCCTATGCCGTGGAGGCCTCGGTCGGTCACGTCCGCGACCTGCCCACGAGCAGCCTGGGCGTGGACGAGAAAAAAAATTTCGCCCCCCAGTACCAGATCATCCAGGGCAAGCAAAAAGTCGTCACCAGGCTGCGCGAGGCGGCGGCCAAGGCGAAGCGCATCTATTTGGCCCCGGACCCGGACCGCGAGGGCGAGGCCATCGCCTGGCACGTGGCCGAACTGCTCAAGGATGGGGACCGGCCCATCCACCGCATCTTTTTCAACGAGATCACGGCCAAGGCCGTGCGCGAGGCCCTGAAAAATCCCCGCGAGATCGACGAGAAGCTCTTTTTGTCCCAGCAGGCCAGGCGCATCCTGGACCGGCTGGTGGGCTACAAGGTCTCGCCCCTTTTGTGGAAAAAGGTCAAACGCGGCATCTCCGCCGGCCGGGTGCAGTCCGTGGCCTTGAAGCTCGTGGTCGAGCGGGAAAAGGAGCGCCAGGCCTTCGTTCCCGAGGAATACTGGGTATTCAAGGCCCTTTTGGCCGCCGCCGAGCCCCCGGTCTTCGAGGCCGAACTGTGGAAGGTCGCCGGGAAAAAGCCGGTCATCGGCGACGCCGAGACCGCCTCGGCCCTGCGCGCCGAGATCCTCGAAAGCCCCTTCGCCGTGGCCGCCATGGTCGAAAAGGAGCGGGCCAAGTCCCCGCCGCCGCCCTATATCACCTCCACCCTGCAGCAGGCCGCCAACCAGCGCCTGGGCTTTTCGGCCAAGCGCACCATGGGCGCGGCCCAGCGCCTCTACGAGGGCGTGGAACTGGGCGAACGCGGCACCGTGGCCCTTATCACCTACATGCGCACCGACTCCGTGCGCATTGCCGACGAGGCCAGGCAGGCCGCCCGGGAATTCATCGTGGACACGCTGGGGCCGGAATTCTACCCGGACAAGCCCCGCTTTTTCAAGACCAAGGCCTCGGCCCAGGACGCCCACGAGGCCATCCGTCCCGTGGATCCGGCCGTCACCCCCGACGACGTGCGGGCCAGCCTGCCCCGGGAGCAGTACGCCCTGTACAAGCTCATCTGGGAGCGTTTTCTGGCCTCGCAGATGGCCGAGGCCCGCTTCTGGGACACCACGGCCGAGATCAAGGCCGGCCGGGCCCTGTTCCGGGCCAAGGGCCAGCGGCTGATCTTTCCTGGCTATCTCAAGGTGTACGGCATGGAGGCCGGGGACGAGGCCAAGACCCTGCCGCCGTTGGCAAAGGGCCAGTCCCTGACGCTTGCGGAACTCAAGACCGACCAGAAGTTCACCCAGCCGCCGCCGCGCTACACCGAAGCCTCGCTTGTGCGCGAGTTGGAGGAAAAGGGCATCGGCCGGCCCTCCACCTACGCGGCCATCATTTCCACCCTGATCGATCGCGAATACGCCCGCCTGGAGGAAAAGCACTTCGTGCCCTCGGAACTCGGAACCACCGTGTCCGACCTTTTGTCCGACCACTTCGCGACCATCATGGACGTGGGCTTCACGGCCGGGATGGAGGCCGCCCTGGACGAGGTGGCCGAGGGCCAGCGGGACTGGGTGGCCTTGCTCACGGATTTCACCGGCGGGTTCTATCCGGCCCTGGAAAAGGCCGCCGAGGACATGGCCGCGGTCAAGGCCGGCAAGGAAACGGGCCTTGTCTGCGAGAAGTGCGGCAAGCCCATGGTCATCAAGTTCGGCCGCATGGGCGAGTTCCTGGCCTGCTCGGGCTACCCCGACTGCAAGAACACCTCGAATTTCGTCCGCACCCCGGACGGCGGCATCGAGTTGGTGGCCCGTCAGGTCGACGAGCCCGTGGTGGTGGGGAAGTGCCCCGAGTGCGGCAAGGACCTGGTGCTCAAAAAGTCCCGCACCGGCAGCCGCTTCGTGGCCTGCACCGGCTATCCGGCCTGCAAGCACGCCGAACCCTTCCGCACCGGGGTCGCATGCCCCCGGGAGGGCTGCGGCGGGGAACTGGTGGAGAAAAGCTCCAAGCGGGGCAAGATCTTCTATTCCTGCGACCAATATCCCCAGTGCGACTACGCCGTGTGGGACTGGCCCGTGGCCGAGCCCTGCCCCAAATGCGGCTCGAAGATCCTGGTCAAAAAGCGCACCCAGGCCAAGGGCGAACACCTGGCCTGCCCGGAAAAATCCTGCCGCTACACGCGGTCCCTGGACGGGAACGACCCCGAAGACACGGAATAA
- a CDS encoding BrnT family toxin, protein MRITWGEEKYTSNFEKHGLWLEDAWAVFEGPMTIRVDDRRDYGETRYVALGCLANMIVFLAYTLRGDAVRDLHAPGEQDGEEDI, encoded by the coding sequence ATGCGTATCACCTGGGGCGAGGAGAAATACACGTCCAACTTCGAGAAGCATGGCCTATGGCTGGAAGACGCCTGGGCCGTCTTCGAAGGTCCCATGACCATCCGCGTGGATGACCGTCGGGATTACGGGGAAACCCGGTATGTCGCTCTGGGGTGCCTGGCGAACATGATCGTCTTTCTGGCCTACACCCTGCGGGGCGATGCGGTTCGTGATCTCCATGCGCCGGGCGAGCAAGATGGAGAGGAGGATATATGA
- a CDS encoding BrnA antitoxin family protein, whose protein sequence is MNRKLKSDLDGVLSLSEEEIARRAAVDPDALPTDEAFWLRTTRVEQPLRKQNVSIRLNRKVVEFFKKQGPGYQTRINAVLERYVEIKEGRGECR, encoded by the coding sequence ATGAATCGGAAGCTCAAGTCTGACCTGGACGGGGTGCTCAGCTTGTCGGAGGAGGAGATCGCGCGGCGGGCCGCTGTCGATCCCGACGCACTGCCCACGGATGAGGCGTTCTGGCTGCGAACGACCCGGGTTGAACAGCCGTTGCGGAAGCAGAACGTTTCGATCCGTCTCAACCGGAAGGTCGTTGAGTTCTTCAAGAAGCAAGGGCCTGGCTACCAGACGCGAATCAACGCCGTGCTGGAGCGGTATGTGGAAATCAAGGAAGGGCGGGGAGAGTGCCGCTAA
- a CDS encoding DEAD/DEAH box helicase yields METRDIAEYVRALCASEALGSFVAHHRLIPGAPARTAATLRPWPAALTELLAARGIGELYSHQAKACDLIRSGRHVAVATPTASGKSLVYLLPVLEQFLRDPESRAVFLFPLKALAQDQLRVIHEFLAPLPASARPTAAIFDGDTSAHFRRKIRENPPNILLTNPEMLHLALLPHHENWSVFFAGLTHVVVDEMHTYRGVMGSHMAHVFRRLARVCGRYGARPVFVFCSATIGNPGELARDLTGLDVPAITESGAPTGTRHFIFLNPPGSASTAAVHLLRAALHRELRTIVYTQSRKMTELIAMWLSEKAGKDGVNASRVSAYRSGFLPEERREIEARMTSGELLAVISTSALELGIDIGGLDLCVLAGYPGSVMSTWQRGGRVGRSGRESAVALLAGEDALDQYFMRNPADFFDRPPESAVINPANPAIAARHLECAASELPLRSGEPYLADPDMAAQRDRLVQKGLLLADEHGTTWYAARKRPHRDVNLRGAGGRFRIEAAGQTLGEIDEHRAYRETHPGAVYLHRGRTFEIENLDIPGRTVTAQARNVDYYTKARGNKSTEILEITGQAAAHGARVFRGRLRVTECITGYERRRVRGGTLLGIVPLDLPPLTFETDGFWFAIPRDVQEEMDRRLFHFMGAIHAMEHALIGILPLLVLTDRNDLGGISTPLHEQVGRAAVFVYDGIPGGMGLTRMAFARADEALSRTLAVIASCPCETGCPSCVHSPKCGSGNRPIDKAAARYLLELLTSRDPEPGPVPAAPKQAAAPSVTQSEPLMARDDVPHPASVRIRVGQPAAPTPSVPSAPAAAASPTVSGQDAATPRRYGVLDVETRRSAEEVGGWGNARRMGVSVAVLYDSGLDDFLSYRQEELPEMAKALSVLDLVVGFNIKRFDYQVLGGVCDFPFRGLPTLDLLEKVHERLGYRLSLDGLASATLAAKKTASGLQALAWWKEGRLDLIEEYCRKDVALTRDLYLFGREHRFLLFTNKAAKTVRLPISW; encoded by the coding sequence ATGGAAACGCGCGACATCGCCGAATACGTCCGGGCGCTTTGCGCCTCCGAGGCCCTGGGGAGCTTCGTGGCCCACCACCGGCTCATCCCCGGCGCGCCGGCCCGGACGGCCGCCACCCTGCGGCCCTGGCCGGCGGCCCTGACCGAGCTTTTGGCCGCCCGGGGCATAGGCGAGCTTTATTCCCACCAGGCCAAGGCCTGCGATCTCATCCGCTCCGGCCGCCACGTGGCCGTGGCCACCCCCACGGCCAGCGGCAAGTCCCTGGTCTACCTTTTGCCCGTGCTGGAACAGTTCCTGCGCGACCCGGAATCCCGGGCAGTGTTTCTTTTCCCCTTGAAGGCCCTGGCCCAGGACCAGCTCCGGGTCATCCACGAATTCCTGGCCCCCCTGCCGGCCTCGGCCAGACCCACGGCGGCCATTTTCGACGGCGACACCTCGGCCCACTTCCGGCGCAAAATCCGCGAAAACCCGCCCAACATCCTTTTGACCAACCCGGAGATGCTGCACCTGGCCCTTCTGCCGCACCACGAGAACTGGTCCGTGTTCTTCGCCGGCCTGACCCACGTGGTGGTGGACGAGATGCACACCTACCGGGGGGTCATGGGTTCGCACATGGCCCACGTGTTCCGTCGGCTGGCCCGGGTCTGCGGCCGGTACGGGGCACGGCCGGTCTTCGTGTTCTGTTCGGCGACCATCGGCAACCCCGGGGAACTGGCCCGGGACCTGACCGGCCTCGATGTCCCGGCGATCACGGAAAGCGGCGCGCCGACCGGAACCCGGCATTTCATCTTCCTCAATCCGCCGGGCAGCGCGTCCACGGCCGCCGTGCACCTGCTTCGGGCGGCCCTTCACCGGGAACTGCGGACCATCGTCTACACCCAGTCGCGCAAGATGACCGAGCTGATCGCCATGTGGCTTTCGGAAAAGGCCGGAAAGGACGGGGTCAACGCCTCCCGGGTCAGCGCCTACCGCTCGGGTTTTCTGCCCGAGGAACGCCGTGAGATCGAGGCCAGGATGACCTCGGGCGAGCTTCTGGCCGTGATTTCGACCAGCGCCCTGGAACTGGGCATCGACATCGGCGGCCTGGATCTGTGCGTCCTGGCCGGATACCCCGGCTCGGTCATGTCCACCTGGCAGCGCGGCGGCCGGGTGGGCCGGTCCGGACGTGAATCCGCCGTGGCCCTTCTGGCCGGCGAGGACGCCCTGGACCAGTATTTCATGCGCAACCCGGCCGACTTCTTCGACCGGCCGCCCGAATCGGCGGTCATAAACCCGGCCAACCCGGCCATTGCCGCCAGGCATCTGGAATGCGCCGCGTCCGAACTGCCGCTACGGTCCGGCGAACCTTACCTGGCCGATCCCGACATGGCCGCCCAGCGCGACCGCCTTGTGCAAAAAGGCCTGCTTCTGGCCGACGAGCACGGCACAACATGGTACGCGGCCAGAAAACGACCCCACCGGGACGTGAACCTGCGCGGCGCGGGCGGCCGGTTCCGCATCGAGGCCGCCGGCCAGACCCTGGGCGAGATCGACGAACACCGGGCCTACCGCGAGACCCATCCGGGCGCGGTCTACCTGCACCGGGGCCGGACCTTCGAGATCGAAAACCTGGACATCCCGGGCCGCACGGTCACGGCCCAGGCCCGCAACGTGGACTACTACACCAAGGCTCGGGGCAACAAATCCACGGAGATTCTGGAGATCACCGGCCAGGCCGCGGCCCACGGGGCCAGGGTCTTTCGCGGCCGGCTTCGGGTCACGGAATGCATCACCGGCTACGAGCGCCGCCGGGTGCGCGGGGGGACGCTTCTGGGCATCGTGCCGCTCGATCTGCCGCCCCTGACCTTCGAAACCGACGGCTTCTGGTTCGCCATCCCCCGGGACGTCCAGGAGGAGATGGACCGGAGGCTGTTCCACTTCATGGGGGCCATCCACGCCATGGAGCACGCGCTCATCGGCATCCTGCCCCTTTTGGTGCTCACGGACCGCAATGACCTGGGCGGCATCTCCACGCCGCTTCACGAGCAGGTGGGCCGGGCCGCCGTGTTCGTCTACGACGGCATTCCCGGCGGCATGGGCCTGACGCGCATGGCCTTTGCCCGGGCCGACGAGGCCCTGTCGCGGACCCTGGCCGTGATCGCCTCCTGTCCGTGCGAGACCGGATGCCCATCCTGCGTGCATTCGCCCAAGTGCGGCTCGGGCAACCGGCCCATCGACAAGGCCGCCGCCCGCTACCTCCTGGAGCTTCTGACCTCTCGCGACCCTGAGCCCGGACCTGTCCCGGCCGCGCCCAAACAGGCCGCGGCTCCATCTGTTACGCAATCGGAGCCCCTCATGGCCAGAGACGACGTCCCCCACCCGGCCTCGGTCCGTATCCGTGTCGGCCAACCCGCCGCCCCGACCCCCTCTGTCCCGTCCGCCCCGGCGGCCGCCGCCTCACCCACGGTTTCTGGCCAGGATGCCGCCACGCCCCGGCGCTACGGGGTCCTGGACGTGGAGACCAGGCGCTCGGCCGAGGAGGTCGGGGGCTGGGGCAATGCCCGGCGCATGGGGGTCAGCGTGGCCGTCTTGTACGATTCGGGCCTGGACGATTTTCTAAGCTACCGCCAGGAGGAACTCCCGGAGATGGCCAAGGCCCTGTCCGTCCTGGATCTGGTGGTGGGATTCAACATCAAGCGCTTCGACTATCAGGTGCTTGGCGGGGTGTGCGATTTCCCCTTCCGGGGACTGCCCACCCTGGACCTGCTGGAGAAGGTCCACGAGCGGCTGGGCTACCGGCTGTCCCTGGACGGGCTGGCCTCGGCCACGCTTGCGGCCAAAAAAACCGCCTCCGGGCTCCAGGCCCTGGCCTGGTGGAAAGAAGGGCGGCTGGACCTCATCGAGGAATACTGCCGCAAGGACGTGGCCCTTACCCGGGACCTGTACCTGTTCGGCCGGGAGCACCGCTTCCTGCTTTTCACCAACAAGGCCGCCAAGACCGTGCGCCTGCCGATATCCTGGTGA
- a CDS encoding type II toxin-antitoxin system HicA family toxin, translating into MACPLDWGMVVCIIPHMDSRAIIKKLEQRGWRHVRTVGSHHIFEHPDYPEIVTVPHPKKDLPPGTLRGILKTGRIERQ; encoded by the coding sequence ATGGCCTGCCCCCTTGACTGGGGCATGGTCGTGTGTATTATTCCACACATGGACAGCCGCGCGATCATCAAGAAACTCGAGCAACGCGGCTGGCGTCATGTGCGCACGGTGGGCAGCCACCACATTTTCGAGCACCCGGACTATCCCGAGATCGTCACCGTGCCGCATCCGAAAAAGGATCTGCCCCCGGGGACGCTTCGCGGCATTCTCAAGACCGGGCGGATCGAACGTCAATAG
- a CDS encoding type II toxin-antitoxin system HicB family antitoxin, translated as MTAYIAMIHKDPDSDYGVSFPDFPGCVTAGSTLEEAREMADEALGAHVGYLRETGRAVPEPTTLDAIMADPETAGAVSFLVVSVPEAKQKPVRINVMIPDADLRRIDATARRLGMSRSSLLVRAARKFLLAGSGPATPADTP; from the coding sequence ATGACGGCGTATATCGCGATGATTCACAAGGACCCGGACAGCGACTACGGGGTGTCGTTTCCCGATTTCCCGGGCTGCGTGACCGCCGGGAGCACCCTGGAGGAGGCTCGGGAGATGGCCGACGAGGCCCTTGGCGCCCATGTGGGCTACCTTCGGGAAACGGGGCGTGCCGTGCCGGAGCCCACAACCCTGGACGCGATCATGGCCGATCCGGAAACCGCCGGGGCGGTTTCGTTTCTGGTGGTTTCCGTGCCCGAGGCCAAGCAAAAGCCGGTGAGGATCAATGTCATGATTCCGGATGCGGACCTGCGCCGCATCGACGCCACGGCCCGTCGCCTGGGCATGTCCCGCTCTTCGCTTCTGGTGCGGGCGGCCCGGAAGTTCCTCCTGGCCGGGAGCGGTCCGGCTACTCCGGCTGATACCCCTTAA
- a CDS encoding sigma-54-dependent transcriptional regulator, giving the protein MPSQILILDDEKNYLLILDAMLTDAGYAVTPLDDPEMGLAYLEESEVDVVITDMKMPKITGQQVLEFVKKNYAHVPVIIMTAFGSIEGAVEAMRYGAFDYIAKPFANDELLLTVDKAARFAAAQRENIMLRQSLEDRYSQHQIIGRGKAMLRVLELVTKAAPSKSTVLITGESGTGKELIAKAIHYASPRKKGPFISINCMALSSGVLESELFGHEKGSFTGAVARKRGRFEMAHEGTIFLDEIGELSADLQVKLLRVLQERKIERVGGSETIEVDIRVLAATNKNLEEAVAAGEFREDLFYRLNVVRLDMPPLRERREDIPILAAHFLERYAAENAKPFKGFSPEAIDYLTAYEWPGNVRQLQNVIERCVVLSSGEVIGVEDLPLEIKDEESQYKSAVDLLPVRINLNETLEKIEAALVRRALARSNFVQVKAAEMLGLSKSLLQYKLKKYKLTGH; this is encoded by the coding sequence ATGCCCAGCCAGATCCTGATACTTGACGACGAGAAAAACTATCTGCTGATTCTGGACGCCATGCTCACGGACGCGGGCTATGCGGTGACCCCCCTGGACGATCCGGAGATGGGCCTGGCCTATCTGGAGGAGTCCGAGGTGGACGTGGTGATCACGGACATGAAGATGCCCAAGATCACCGGGCAGCAGGTCTTGGAGTTCGTAAAAAAGAACTACGCCCACGTGCCGGTGATCATCATGACCGCCTTCGGCAGCATCGAGGGCGCGGTTGAGGCCATGCGCTACGGGGCCTTCGACTACATCGCCAAGCCCTTTGCCAACGACGAGCTTCTTTTGACCGTGGACAAGGCGGCCCGGTTCGCCGCGGCCCAGCGCGAGAACATCATGCTGCGCCAAAGCCTGGAGGACCGCTATTCCCAGCATCAGATCATCGGCCGGGGCAAGGCCATGCTGCGGGTCCTGGAACTGGTGACCAAGGCCGCGCCGTCGAAAAGCACGGTGCTGATCACCGGCGAGTCGGGCACGGGCAAGGAACTCATCGCCAAGGCCATCCATTACGCCTCGCCGCGCAAAAAAGGGCCGTTCATCTCGATCAACTGCATGGCCTTAAGCTCCGGGGTGCTGGAGAGCGAGCTTTTCGGGCACGAGAAGGGGTCGTTCACGGGCGCGGTGGCCCGCAAACGGGGCCGGTTCGAGATGGCCCACGAGGGCACGATCTTTTTGGACGAGATCGGGGAGCTTTCAGCCGATTTGCAGGTCAAGCTTTTGCGCGTGCTCCAGGAGCGCAAGATCGAGCGGGTGGGCGGCTCGGAGACCATCGAGGTGGACATCCGGGTGCTGGCGGCCACCAACAAGAACCTGGAAGAGGCCGTGGCCGCCGGGGAATTCCGCGAGGACCTGTTCTACCGCTTGAACGTGGTCCGCCTGGACATGCCGCCCCTTCGTGAGCGCCGGGAGGACATTCCCATCCTGGCGGCCCATTTCCTGGAACGCTATGCGGCGGAAAACGCCAAGCCCTTCAAGGGGTTTTCCCCCGAGGCCATCGACTATCTCACGGCCTACGAATGGCCGGGTAACGTGCGCCAGTTGCAAAACGTCATCGAGCGCTGCGTGGTTTTGTCCTCCGGGGAGGTCATCGGGGTGGAGGACCTGCCCCTGGAGATAAAAGACGAGGAATCGCAGTACAAAAGCGCCGTGGATCTTTTGCCCGTGCGCATCAACCTCAACGAAACCCTGGAGAAGATCGAGGCCGCCCTGGTGCGCCGGGCCCTGGCCCGGTCCAACTTCGTGCAGGTCAAGGCCGCCGAGATGCTCGGACTTTCCAAGAGCCTCTTGCAGTACAAGCTCAAAAAGTACAAATTGACGGGCCATTAG
- a CDS encoding sensor histidine kinase — MKKKPAKDVEQSLGLVKFISWSSLAFILLINLFLSIFLSNYGRQEVLSKQKEFARLLAENLNHQIYQRFTLPTVLGFGRVELQQPAQYEQLEKVITSTIHSFHVMELRIYDFEKRISYATEKDLIGQTGYTGEAVVEAMDQGKSDFQVLSRSGALGGILDFNPQAGSVILRTIYPLRTERPLSSGAPAGVIMGVLEITQDITDDYQKIVNFQRIIILSAGASSLALFFSLSMIMRRAGRINAQRIQEREALERELQQQEKLAGMGRVVAGIAHEIRNPLGIIRSSAELLLKKAQGTNDPNSRILAAIFDESKRLSKTVGDFLDYARPKTPRQDDVNLSAILDQVLAFLESKCEEHGVTVTRGYDADIPVKGDKDLLYRAVYNIVGNALDAMSQAPRPEGHHLSLQVSQPADGTLLTIADTGPGFDPRHKDKAPDPFFTTKDTGTGLGLAIVKNILESHNATLTLDNTETGGAKVEMLFPRP, encoded by the coding sequence TTGAAGAAAAAGCCCGCCAAGGACGTGGAACAGTCCCTGGGACTGGTCAAATTCATTTCCTGGAGCTCCCTGGCGTTCATCCTGCTCATCAACCTCTTTTTGTCCATCTTTTTATCCAACTACGGCCGTCAGGAGGTCCTGTCCAAGCAAAAGGAGTTCGCGCGCCTTCTGGCCGAAAACCTCAACCACCAGATATACCAGCGCTTCACCCTGCCCACGGTCCTGGGGTTCGGCCGGGTGGAGCTGCAGCAGCCCGCCCAGTACGAGCAGCTCGAAAAAGTCATCACCTCCACCATCCACAGCTTCCATGTCATGGAGCTGCGTATCTATGATTTCGAGAAACGCATCTCCTACGCCACGGAAAAGGACCTGATCGGCCAGACCGGCTACACCGGCGAGGCCGTTGTCGAGGCCATGGACCAGGGCAAAAGCGATTTCCAGGTCTTAAGCCGCTCCGGGGCCCTGGGCGGCATCCTGGACTTCAACCCCCAGGCCGGCTCGGTCATCCTGCGCACCATCTATCCCCTGCGCACCGAACGCCCCCTGTCCTCGGGGGCCCCGGCCGGGGTGATCATGGGCGTTTTGGAGATCACCCAGGACATCACCGACGACTACCAGAAAATCGTCAATTTCCAGCGCATCATCATCCTCTCCGCCGGGGCCTCCTCCCTGGCCCTTTTTTTCTCCCTGAGCATGATCATGCGCCGGGCCGGGCGCATCAACGCCCAGCGCATCCAGGAACGCGAGGCCCTGGAACGCGAGCTGCAACAGCAGGAAAAGCTGGCCGGCATGGGCCGCGTGGTGGCCGGCATCGCCCACGAGATCAGAAATCCCCTGGGAATCATCCGCAGCAGCGCCGAGCTTCTGCTCAAAAAGGCCCAGGGCACAAACGATCCCAATAGCCGCATTCTGGCCGCCATCTTCGACGAGTCCAAGCGCTTGAGCAAGACCGTGGGCGACTTTCTGGACTACGCCCGGCCCAAGACCCCCCGCCAGGACGACGTGAACCTGTCCGCCATCCTGGATCAGGTCCTGGCCTTTCTGGAATCCAAATGCGAGGAGCACGGCGTGACCGTCACCCGAGGCTACGACGCGGACATTCCCGTGAAGGGCGACAAGGATCTGCTCTACCGGGCCGTGTACAACATCGTGGGCAACGCCCTGGACGCCATGAGCCAGGCCCCGCGTCCCGAGGGGCATCACCTTTCCCTCCAGGTCTCCCAACCCGCGGACGGCACGCTTCTGACCATCGCCGACACCGGCCCCGGCTTCGATCCACGCCACAAGGACAAGGCCCCGGACCCGTTTTTCACCACCAAGGACACCGGCACCGGACTTGGGCTGGCCATTGTCAAAAACATCCTGGAAAGCCATAACGCCACCCTGACCCTGGACAACACCGAAACCGGCGGCGCCAAGGTGGAGATGCTCTTCCCCCGACCCTAA
- a CDS encoding pyridoxal phosphate-dependent aminotransferase, translated as MLTALRMNCIKPSATLAMSAKAKEMKAAGRRVLDLSVGEPDFPTPSHVKEAAKAALDADFTRYTAVPGIPELRAAIAGYFKRFWDVTAPPEATMATNGGKQALYNLLMAYMNPGDEALIPAPYWVSYPDMVRLAGAEPVAVPTTAHSGFKVTVEALEKARTPKTTLLILNSPSNPTGCHHTQAELDAIAAWAFSRDVFILSDEIYDQLVYEPAKPASMAGWWAKRPEMVGIANGLAKSFSMTGWRLGYCLAHPDLIKAMAKLQGQSTSNVCSFVQKAAVAALTGPYDAVDAMRRAFVRRRDLALRIIKTWDRAVCPTPQGAFYLFPDLSGYFTPDAPDSTALCAKIMDATGVVTVPGVAFGDDACLRLSYATDDASLEQALTLMGRVLMG; from the coding sequence ATGCTCACCGCCCTGCGCATGAACTGCATCAAACCCTCGGCCACCCTGGCCATGAGCGCCAAGGCCAAGGAAATGAAGGCCGCCGGCCGCCGGGTCCTGGATCTGTCCGTCGGGGAGCCGGATTTCCCCACCCCGTCCCATGTCAAGGAGGCGGCCAAGGCGGCCCTCGACGCCGACTTCACCCGCTATACCGCCGTGCCCGGCATTCCGGAACTGCGCGCGGCCATCGCCGGATATTTCAAGCGTTTTTGGGACGTGACGGCCCCGCCCGAGGCCACCATGGCCACCAACGGCGGCAAGCAGGCCCTCTATAACCTGCTTATGGCCTATATGAACCCCGGCGACGAGGCCCTCATCCCCGCCCCCTACTGGGTCAGCTACCCGGACATGGTCCGGCTGGCCGGGGCCGAGCCGGTGGCCGTGCCCACCACGGCGCACAGCGGGTTCAAGGTCACGGTGGAGGCCCTGGAAAAAGCCCGCACCCCCAAGACCACCCTGCTCATCCTCAATTCGCCGTCCAATCCCACGGGCTGCCACCACACCCAGGCCGAACTGGACGCCATCGCCGCATGGGCCTTTTCCCGGGACGTGTTCATCCTTTCCGACGAAATCTACGACCAACTGGTCTACGAGCCGGCCAAGCCCGCCTCCATGGCCGGATGGTGGGCGAAAAGACCGGAGATGGTGGGCATCGCCAACGGCCTGGCCAAAAGCTTCTCCATGACCGGCTGGCGGCTGGGCTATTGCCTGGCCCATCCCGATCTGATCAAGGCCATGGCCAAGCTCCAGGGCCAAAGCACCTCGAACGTCTGCTCCTTTGTCCAAAAGGCCGCCGTGGCCGCCCTGACCGGCCCCTACGACGCCGTGGACGCCATGCGCCGGGCCTTTGTCCGCCGCCGCGATCTGGCCCTTCGGATCATAAAGACCTGGGACCGGGCCGTGTGCCCCACCCCGCAGGGGGCCTTCTACCTCTTTCCCGACCTGTCCGGCTACTTCACCCCTGACGCCCCGGACAGCACGGCCCTGTGCGCCAAGATCATGGACGCGACCGGGGTGGTCACCGTGCCCGGCGTGGCGTTCGGCGACGACGCCTGTCTGCGCCTGTCCTACGCCACGGACGACGCCTCCCTGGAGCAGGCCCTGACGCTCATGGGCCGTGTGCTTATGGGGTAG